The proteins below are encoded in one region of Shewanella algae:
- a CDS encoding ABC transporter ATP-binding protein has translation MTTKALALELDNLKKTYKGGVEAVKGISLNVAQGDFFALLGPNGAGKSTTIGIISSLVHKSGGSVRVFGHDLDKELEQAKLCIGLVPQEFNFNQFETVLQIVVNQAGYYGVPRAEAHKRAEKYLRQLDLWDKRNSQSRQLSGGMKRRLMIARALMHEPKLLILDEPTAGVDIELRRSMWEFLKKINAEGVTIILTTHYLEEAEMLCRNIGIIDKGVLVECTSMKSLLSKLDMETFVLDIKQPLVEVPKLGDITVRLTDPATLEVDLVKSHSLNAVFGLLSEQGVEVLSMRNKANRLEELFVKLVENAQGGQA, from the coding sequence ATGACGACCAAAGCTCTGGCGTTGGAGCTGGACAATCTTAAGAAGACCTATAAGGGCGGTGTCGAAGCCGTCAAAGGGATTAGCCTGAATGTGGCTCAGGGCGACTTTTTTGCCTTGCTCGGCCCCAACGGTGCCGGTAAGTCCACCACTATCGGTATCATAAGCTCGCTGGTGCACAAGAGTGGCGGCAGTGTGCGGGTCTTTGGCCATGATCTGGATAAAGAACTGGAGCAGGCCAAATTGTGTATCGGCCTGGTGCCGCAGGAATTCAACTTCAACCAGTTTGAGACAGTGCTGCAAATCGTGGTTAACCAGGCCGGTTATTACGGTGTGCCCAGAGCCGAAGCCCACAAGCGGGCCGAGAAATACCTCAGGCAACTGGATCTCTGGGACAAGCGCAACAGCCAATCCCGGCAGCTTTCCGGCGGCATGAAGCGGCGTTTGATGATAGCCAGGGCCTTGATGCACGAGCCCAAACTTTTGATCCTCGATGAGCCCACCGCCGGGGTGGATATAGAACTGCGGCGCTCCATGTGGGAGTTTCTCAAAAAAATAAACGCTGAAGGCGTCACCATCATACTGACGACCCACTATCTGGAAGAAGCGGAAATGCTCTGCCGCAACATAGGCATTATCGATAAGGGTGTACTGGTGGAGTGCACCAGTATGAAATCCCTGCTGTCGAAACTGGATATGGAAACCTTTGTGTTGGATATCAAGCAGCCGCTTGTTGAGGTACCCAAACTTGGCGATATCACAGTCAGGCTTACCGATCCGGCGACCCTGGAAGTGGACTTGGTGAAGTCCCACAGCCTGAACGCCGTCTTCGGTTTACTGAGCGAGCAGGGGGTTGAGGTGCTATCCATGCGTAACAAGGCCAATCGATTGGAGGAGTTGTTTGTGAAACTGGTTGAGAATGCCCAAGGAGGCCAGGCATGA
- a CDS encoding ABC transporter permease: MRGLYLVAFKSILIKEITRFTRIWVQTLVPPAITMTLYFLIFGNLVGSRIGEMGGVSYMEFIAPGLIMMSVITNSYSNVASSFFSAKFQRNLEELIVAPVPHYVMIAGYVGGGVARGLLVGLIVTLVAMFFVDLSVQHLGLVIVTVFLTSVLFALGGLINAVFAKSFDDISIIPTFVLTPLTYLGGVFYSLSLLPDFWRGVSALNPVVYMINVFRYGFLGFADMSVPLSIGVMLGFCAGLWLLAYYLISRGIGLRS; encoded by the coding sequence ATGAGAGGTCTGTATCTGGTTGCCTTCAAGAGTATTTTAATCAAGGAAATTACCCGTTTTACCCGCATCTGGGTACAGACGCTGGTACCGCCGGCGATCACCATGACACTGTATTTCCTGATCTTCGGTAATCTGGTGGGCAGTCGCATCGGTGAGATGGGCGGGGTGTCCTATATGGAGTTTATTGCCCCGGGCCTTATCATGATGTCGGTGATTACCAACTCCTATTCCAATGTGGCATCTTCCTTTTTCAGCGCCAAGTTCCAACGTAACCTGGAAGAGTTGATAGTGGCGCCTGTGCCCCACTATGTGATGATAGCCGGCTATGTCGGTGGCGGTGTCGCCCGTGGATTGCTGGTGGGCCTGATAGTGACCCTGGTGGCCATGTTCTTTGTCGATCTCAGTGTGCAGCACTTGGGATTGGTGATAGTCACAGTGTTTCTGACCTCAGTGCTGTTTGCCCTTGGCGGCCTTATCAATGCCGTGTTTGCCAAGAGTTTCGATGATATCAGCATTATCCCCACCTTTGTGTTGACGCCGTTGACCTATCTTGGCGGGGTGTTTTACTCGCTGTCGCTGTTGCCTGACTTTTGGCGTGGCGTATCGGCGCTGAACCCTGTGGTGTATATGATCAACGTGTTCCGCTACGGTTTCCTGGGATTTGCCGATATGAGCGTGCCGCTGTCTATTGGCGTGATGCTGGGGTTCTGTGCGGGTCTCTGGTTGCTGGCCTATTACCTGATCTCCCGTGGGATAGGGCTGCGCAGCTGA
- a CDS encoding DUF4124 domain-containing protein — protein MLPGQPRLWLFAALLLASQVQAGTVYKCIKEDKVVFSQLPCPQAFKQHKIEYQYGVTTETAEGERVDPLQSLLENDSLPEDKLLQRLEAEIYRLQQENSYLEILRASELQKQERQRYWQKLEREDPAFVEQRGKINAHFDELKRANDDKIAKLQQHRQLLQQKSEAQP, from the coding sequence ATGTTGCCCGGACAGCCCAGACTCTGGCTCTTTGCTGCACTGCTGCTCGCTTCGCAAGTTCAGGCAGGTACCGTCTATAAATGTATCAAAGAGGACAAGGTAGTATTCAGCCAGCTTCCCTGCCCGCAAGCCTTCAAACAGCACAAGATTGAATATCAGTATGGCGTGACCACGGAAACGGCCGAGGGAGAAAGAGTTGATCCGCTGCAATCCCTTTTGGAGAACGACAGCCTGCCCGAAGACAAGCTATTGCAGCGACTGGAAGCCGAAATCTATCGGCTGCAGCAGGAAAACAGCTATCTGGAAATACTGCGGGCTAGCGAGCTACAAAAGCAGGAGCGGCAACGCTATTGGCAGAAACTGGAGCGGGAAGACCCCGCTTTTGTTGAACAACGCGGCAAGATAAACGCCCATTTTGATGAGCTCAAACGCGCCAATGATGACAAGATAGCCAAGCTGCAGCAACACAGACAGTTGCTGCAGCAAAAATCCGAGGCTCAGCCCTGA